A stretch of the Ostrea edulis chromosome 9, xbOstEdul1.1, whole genome shotgun sequence genome encodes the following:
- the LOC125659278 gene encoding protein FAM124A-like isoform X1 — MEAYVKRTYAQKNRPGGGTNKYPFWDYRSRRGSLSTSASNSSNDGSSISSIGSMRSEGENISLSGNSDIDSIMLSDPYRLTVHFFADSHEVYPMMDMYQPIIDWVDPDLHIFKVSERINVCEQRPHDLSYSNSSLPSTAVMIFLHEEGMVGCERIQTAKIHFEKSPWKFHHSEQVSRGRVNPYPYNSQDFFYTSEDLPLWAVRQVHYGKEHIRIVIFASEENWDDMVHFYKLIIGTDPDLLRGDFCLFTVHTHTHYDIQFALKRLQSEMKPRPLECVKVQFRVTDVGHIVPLFPNVCKPLSDTRWETRDHDGNTIVLEVTGCVLPSSNKSVENNVTRKRSDRSDTSDRSRGSSRSSETTSSHSGKTIEMSGFYV; from the exons ATCAAGAAGAGGAAGCCTCTCAACATCCGCTTCCAATTCTTCCAACGATG GAAGTAGCATATCCTCTATTGGATCAATGAGATCGGAAGGGGAAAACATCAGTTTATCAGGGAATTCCGACATCGATTCCATCATGCTTAGCGACCCCTACCGGCTAACAGTGCATTTTTTCGCGGATTCGCACGAGGTGTATCCCATGATGGATATGTATCAACCTATTATTGACTGGGTGGACCCTGATCTGCACATTTTCAAGGTCTCGGAGAGGATCAACGTTTGTGAGCAAAGACCACATGATTTGTCTTACTCGAATTCTAGTCTCCCCAGTACAGCCGTCATGATATTCCTACACGAAGAGGGAATGGTGGGGTGTGAAAGAATTCAAACAGCcaaaattcattttgaaaagtCTCCGTGGAAATTTCATCACTCGGAACAAGTGTCCAGGGGACGTGTCAATCCATATCCCTACAACAGCCAGGACTTCTTTTATACCTCAGAAGACCTTCCGTTGTGGGCTGTTCGACAGGTGCATTATGGGAAAGAGCACATTCGAATAGTGATATTTGCTAGTGAGGAAAACTGGGACGACATGGTCCATTTCTACAAACTCATTATAGGAACGGATCCAGATTTATTACGAGGCGATTTCTGCTTATTTACGGTGCATACTCATACACATTACGACATTCAGTTTGCCTTGAAACGACTCCAAAGCGAGATGAAACCTCGACCTCTGGAGTGCGTTAAGGTACAATTTCGTGTGACGGACGTCGGTCATATTGTGCCCCTCTTTCCAAATGTATGTAAACCCCTTTCAGACACTCGCTGGGAAACTAGAGACCATGACGGAAACACGATTGTTTTAGAAGTCACGGGCTGCGTCTTGCCATCATCTAACAAATCAGTGGAAAACAATGTCACTCGTAAAAGATCGGACAGATCAGACACTTCCGACAGGTCTCGTGGTTCCAGTCGGTCGTCGGAAACTACATCGAGTCATTCCGGAAAAACGATTGAGATGTCTGGATTTTATGTATGA
- the LOC125659278 gene encoding protein FAM124A-like isoform X2, with the protein MRSEGENISLSGNSDIDSIMLSDPYRLTVHFFADSHEVYPMMDMYQPIIDWVDPDLHIFKVSERINVCEQRPHDLSYSNSSLPSTAVMIFLHEEGMVGCERIQTAKIHFEKSPWKFHHSEQVSRGRVNPYPYNSQDFFYTSEDLPLWAVRQVHYGKEHIRIVIFASEENWDDMVHFYKLIIGTDPDLLRGDFCLFTVHTHTHYDIQFALKRLQSEMKPRPLECVKVQFRVTDVGHIVPLFPNVCKPLSDTRWETRDHDGNTIVLEVTGCVLPSSNKSVENNVTRKRSDRSDTSDRSRGSSRSSETTSSHSGKTIEMSGFYV; encoded by the coding sequence ATGAGATCGGAAGGGGAAAACATCAGTTTATCAGGGAATTCCGACATCGATTCCATCATGCTTAGCGACCCCTACCGGCTAACAGTGCATTTTTTCGCGGATTCGCACGAGGTGTATCCCATGATGGATATGTATCAACCTATTATTGACTGGGTGGACCCTGATCTGCACATTTTCAAGGTCTCGGAGAGGATCAACGTTTGTGAGCAAAGACCACATGATTTGTCTTACTCGAATTCTAGTCTCCCCAGTACAGCCGTCATGATATTCCTACACGAAGAGGGAATGGTGGGGTGTGAAAGAATTCAAACAGCcaaaattcattttgaaaagtCTCCGTGGAAATTTCATCACTCGGAACAAGTGTCCAGGGGACGTGTCAATCCATATCCCTACAACAGCCAGGACTTCTTTTATACCTCAGAAGACCTTCCGTTGTGGGCTGTTCGACAGGTGCATTATGGGAAAGAGCACATTCGAATAGTGATATTTGCTAGTGAGGAAAACTGGGACGACATGGTCCATTTCTACAAACTCATTATAGGAACGGATCCAGATTTATTACGAGGCGATTTCTGCTTATTTACGGTGCATACTCATACACATTACGACATTCAGTTTGCCTTGAAACGACTCCAAAGCGAGATGAAACCTCGACCTCTGGAGTGCGTTAAGGTACAATTTCGTGTGACGGACGTCGGTCATATTGTGCCCCTCTTTCCAAATGTATGTAAACCCCTTTCAGACACTCGCTGGGAAACTAGAGACCATGACGGAAACACGATTGTTTTAGAAGTCACGGGCTGCGTCTTGCCATCATCTAACAAATCAGTGGAAAACAATGTCACTCGTAAAAGATCGGACAGATCAGACACTTCCGACAGGTCTCGTGGTTCCAGTCGGTCGTCGGAAACTACATCGAGTCATTCCGGAAAAACGATTGAGATGTCTGGATTTTATGTATGA